From Kineosporia succinea, the proteins below share one genomic window:
- a CDS encoding aldo/keto reductase, protein MSSLTEFFTLSNGVQIHQLGFGTWQIPDGADTYDSVTTALKVGYRHIDTARAYGNEASVGRAVRDSGIPRDQIFITTKLPAEVKDYDQAHATFEESSSLLDLGPVDLYLIHAPWPWSEPGSDHRVGNVAVWKAMEELHEAGRIRSIGVSNFEVADLEALTSATRIRPHVNQIRWFIGNTQDETTAWCRANDILVEGYSPLATGAILGNPQVKQIADKYGRTVAQVSIRYLLEKGVLPLPKSTTPSRIAENADVDFTLEADDVAFLDGLTDTAN, encoded by the coding sequence ATGTCATCGCTCACGGAGTTCTTCACCCTCAGCAACGGCGTGCAGATCCACCAGCTGGGTTTCGGGACCTGGCAGATCCCGGACGGCGCCGACACGTACGACTCGGTCACCACCGCGCTCAAGGTCGGTTACCGCCACATCGACACCGCGCGCGCCTACGGCAACGAGGCGAGCGTGGGCCGGGCGGTGCGCGACAGCGGCATCCCTCGCGACCAGATCTTCATCACCACCAAGCTCCCGGCCGAGGTCAAGGACTACGACCAGGCCCACGCCACGTTCGAGGAGTCCAGCTCGCTGCTCGACCTCGGCCCGGTCGACCTGTACCTGATCCACGCCCCCTGGCCCTGGTCCGAGCCGGGCTCCGACCACCGGGTGGGCAACGTGGCGGTCTGGAAGGCCATGGAGGAGCTGCACGAGGCGGGGCGGATCCGCTCGATCGGCGTCTCGAACTTCGAGGTCGCCGACCTGGAGGCGCTGACCTCGGCCACCCGGATCCGCCCGCACGTCAACCAGATCCGCTGGTTCATCGGCAACACCCAGGACGAGACCACCGCCTGGTGCCGGGCCAACGACATCCTCGTCGAGGGCTACTCGCCGCTGGCCACCGGCGCGATCCTCGGCAACCCGCAGGTCAAGCAGATCGCCGACAAGTACGGCAGGACCGTGGCGCAGGTCAGCATCCGCTACCTGCTCGAGAAGGGCGTGCTGCCGCTGCCCAAGTCCACGACCCCGTCGCGGATCGCGGAGAACGCCGACGTCGACTTCACCCTCGAGGCCGACGACGTGGCCTTCCTGGACGGGCTGACGGACACGGCGAACTGA
- a CDS encoding putative bifunctional diguanylate cyclase/phosphodiesterase has protein sequence MEIGCGVLAAVLLAVAVRLLVVRTGTGENFRRWILGAVSVIAAAGLVASGLDVLGLPGAALVFPLGAGLGCLGLYHALILWMQAFTGTRATSENANTAGALLVVMAMGNLAGSGSGLWQLQAGLFAAGAAVVALGASLWIAVQAGLTGDRPMRVTVLAAITFAVTGSLALVFPEAARTAIVPAWLLGALVLAAPAARPGNVPRSGAAVALNRPSIYGSLLVLAAGLVTLAVQAVVRGESGGVVVVLVTGGVLLAGHRMVAMVGDLTDLTRTRQEALTDELTGVANRRSFLAAVDTAVELGGPVSLLIIDLDRFKEVNDRYGHATGDELLRHVTRAFTRRLPPHARLARLGGDEFAVLVEDTSLIPAVGVAEQLLEALTPLRQDGPGGRALEVGASIGVARLEPGLMDAGELLRRADVAMYQAKVAGLGVRAYDRGLDTAVRERRQLLEELRVALHPDAPEQIVVHFQPQVDAWSGEVVGAEALVRWQHPRLGLLYPDRFLDLAEEHGLMPALTHRVLHSAVASSRDWREEGRELRVSVNLSPSCLTDPRLLPTIDALLLDGEIRPDELMLEVTETSLMTNQDEALAALRAISRRGVGLSIDDYGTGFSSLSYMNILPATELKIDRSFTVRVVEDERTAAIVAGTAELAHRLGMRLVAEGTEDVAALHRVRELGCDISQGYLHSRPLAPPAFREWLGRQRAEAAV, from the coding sequence ATGGAAATCGGGTGCGGCGTGCTCGCCGCGGTGCTGCTGGCGGTGGCCGTCCGGCTGCTGGTGGTACGAACCGGGACGGGAGAGAACTTCCGGCGCTGGATCCTGGGCGCGGTGTCCGTGATCGCGGCCGCCGGCCTGGTCGCGTCGGGACTGGACGTCCTGGGCCTCCCGGGGGCCGCGCTGGTCTTCCCGCTCGGCGCCGGTCTCGGCTGCCTGGGCCTCTACCACGCGCTGATCCTGTGGATGCAGGCCTTCACCGGCACCCGGGCCACCAGCGAGAACGCCAACACCGCCGGGGCCCTGCTGGTCGTGATGGCGATGGGCAACCTGGCGGGCTCCGGATCGGGGCTCTGGCAGCTGCAGGCCGGCCTGTTCGCGGCCGGGGCGGCGGTCGTCGCGCTCGGCGCCTCGCTGTGGATCGCGGTGCAGGCCGGGCTGACCGGTGACCGGCCGATGCGGGTCACCGTGCTCGCGGCCATCACCTTCGCGGTCACCGGGTCGCTGGCCCTGGTGTTCCCGGAGGCCGCCCGCACCGCGATCGTGCCCGCCTGGCTGCTGGGCGCCCTGGTCCTCGCGGCGCCCGCGGCCCGGCCGGGAAACGTCCCGCGCTCGGGCGCCGCGGTGGCCCTGAACCGTCCCTCGATCTACGGGTCGCTGCTGGTGCTCGCGGCCGGGCTGGTCACGCTGGCCGTGCAGGCGGTGGTGCGGGGTGAGTCCGGTGGAGTCGTGGTCGTGCTGGTCACCGGTGGGGTGCTGCTGGCCGGGCACCGGATGGTCGCGATGGTCGGCGATCTCACCGACCTGACCCGCACCCGGCAGGAGGCCCTGACCGACGAGCTCACCGGCGTCGCCAACCGGCGCTCGTTCCTGGCCGCCGTGGACACCGCGGTCGAGCTCGGCGGGCCGGTGTCGCTGCTGATCATCGACCTCGACCGGTTCAAGGAGGTCAACGACCGCTACGGCCACGCTACCGGCGACGAGCTGCTGCGGCACGTGACCCGCGCCTTCACCCGGCGGCTGCCGCCGCACGCCCGGCTGGCCCGGCTGGGCGGCGACGAGTTCGCCGTGCTGGTCGAGGACACCTCACTGATCCCGGCCGTCGGCGTCGCCGAGCAGCTGCTGGAGGCGCTGACACCGCTGCGGCAGGACGGGCCCGGCGGGCGGGCGCTCGAGGTCGGGGCCAGCATCGGCGTGGCCCGGCTGGAGCCCGGGCTGATGGACGCCGGTGAGCTGCTGCGCCGGGCCGACGTGGCGATGTACCAGGCCAAGGTCGCCGGGCTCGGGGTGCGGGCGTACGACCGGGGTCTGGACACCGCGGTGCGCGAACGGCGGCAGTTGCTGGAAGAACTCCGGGTGGCTCTGCACCCGGACGCGCCGGAGCAGATCGTCGTGCACTTCCAGCCGCAGGTGGACGCGTGGAGCGGCGAGGTCGTGGGGGCGGAGGCCCTGGTGCGCTGGCAGCACCCGCGGCTGGGCCTGCTCTACCCCGACCGCTTCCTCGACCTGGCCGAGGAGCACGGGCTGATGCCCGCGCTGACGCACCGGGTGCTGCACAGTGCCGTCGCGAGCAGCCGCGACTGGCGGGAGGAGGGCCGGGAGCTGCGTGTCTCGGTGAACCTCTCCCCCTCGTGCCTGACCGACCCCCGGCTCCTGCCGACGATCGACGCGCTCCTGCTCGACGGCGAGATCCGGCCCGACGAGCTGATGCTCGAGGTCACCGAGACCTCGCTGATGACGAACCAGGACGAGGCGCTGGCCGCCCTGCGCGCGATCAGCCGCCGCGGGGTCGGCCTGAGCATCGACGACTACGGCACCGGGTTCTCGTCGCTCAGTTACATGAACATCCTGCCCGCCACCGAGCTCAAGATCGACCGCTCGTTCACGGTGCGCGTGGTCGAGGACGAGCGCACGGCCGCCATCGTGGCCGGCACCGCCGAGCTGGCGCACCGCCTGGGCATGCGCCTGGTGGCGGAGGGCACCGAGGACGTCGCCGCCCTGCACCGGGTGCGCGAGCTCGGCTGCGACATCAGCCAGGGGTACCTGCACAGCCGGCCGCTGGCCCCACCGGCCTTCCGGGAGTGGCTGGGCCGGCAGCGGGCCGAGGCCGCCGTCTGA
- a CDS encoding methyl-accepting chemotaxis protein, with translation MQLRNVRIGTRLGTAFAVVVLLLTTATGAALVGQSRQRASATRVEHLSDLVQAIDTISFYNADISGWQVAYAWDTRRPGVRNPLADDSPNRAGFLADKAKLLAFLEAFPLGSATASERATFEALSQNWTAYFASDDKAAGLFRRGDLAAGDAEILDVGYSSYSKILEQTGSLVTSVNERTARERADAASSARTVRALVVTVLVIAIGLAALLAYVVTRSITGPLSRTVGSLRRVADGDLTHTPTPQGRDEVATADAALNEAVASTRAAVHALTQASTTLTSLSSGLTGTAASLAASNDESAQQAGRVASAADDVSANVQTVAAGSQEMGAAIQEIATNATEAARVAAQAVGSAESTSQVVGRLGEASAEIATVVQAITAIAEQTNLLALNATIEAARAGESGKGFAVVANEVKELAHETAKATDDIVHKVQTIQADTGAAVAAISEITEVIDHISTYQNTIAAAVEEQTAVTAEMTRNVAGAADGSGEIAANVGLVARATERTSAELAQVGAAAGELDASARELQNVVRRFRI, from the coding sequence ATGCAGTTGCGCAATGTCCGCATCGGGACCCGGCTGGGGACAGCCTTCGCGGTGGTCGTGCTCCTGCTGACCACGGCGACCGGTGCGGCCCTGGTCGGCCAGTCGAGACAGCGGGCGTCCGCGACCCGGGTCGAGCACCTCAGCGACCTGGTGCAGGCCATCGACACGATCTCGTTCTACAACGCCGACATCTCCGGCTGGCAGGTGGCCTACGCCTGGGACACCCGCCGCCCCGGCGTGAGGAACCCGCTGGCCGACGACTCGCCCAACCGGGCCGGGTTCCTCGCCGACAAGGCCAAGCTGCTGGCATTCCTCGAGGCCTTCCCACTGGGATCGGCCACGGCCTCGGAACGGGCCACGTTCGAGGCGCTCTCGCAGAACTGGACCGCCTACTTCGCCTCCGACGACAAGGCCGCGGGCCTGTTCCGGCGGGGCGACCTGGCCGCCGGGGACGCCGAGATCCTCGACGTCGGCTACAGCAGCTACAGCAAGATCCTGGAACAGACCGGCTCCCTGGTGACGTCGGTGAACGAGCGCACGGCGCGGGAGCGCGCCGACGCCGCGAGTAGTGCCCGCACCGTGCGGGCCCTGGTGGTCACGGTGCTGGTGATCGCGATCGGGCTGGCCGCCCTGCTCGCCTACGTCGTCACCCGCAGCATCACCGGGCCCCTCAGCCGCACGGTCGGATCGCTGCGCCGGGTCGCGGACGGCGACCTCACCCACACCCCGACGCCGCAGGGCCGTGACGAGGTGGCCACCGCCGACGCCGCGCTCAACGAGGCGGTCGCCAGCACCCGGGCCGCCGTGCACGCCCTGACCCAGGCGTCGACCACGCTGACGTCGTTGTCGTCCGGCCTGACCGGTACCGCGGCGAGCCTGGCGGCCAGCAACGACGAGAGTGCCCAGCAGGCGGGCCGGGTCGCGTCCGCGGCCGACGACGTGTCCGCCAACGTGCAGACGGTCGCGGCGGGCAGCCAGGAGATGGGCGCGGCCATCCAGGAGATCGCGACCAACGCCACCGAGGCCGCCCGGGTCGCCGCGCAGGCCGTCGGCAGCGCCGAGAGCACCAGCCAGGTGGTGGGACGCCTGGGCGAGGCGTCGGCCGAGATCGCCACCGTGGTGCAGGCCATCACCGCGATCGCCGAGCAGACCAACCTGCTCGCGCTGAACGCCACGATCGAGGCCGCCCGGGCCGGGGAGTCGGGCAAGGGGTTCGCCGTGGTCGCCAACGAGGTCAAGGAACTGGCGCACGAGACCGCCAAGGCGACCGACGACATCGTCCACAAGGTGCAGACCATCCAGGCCGACACCGGCGCCGCGGTGGCCGCGATCAGCGAGATCACCGAGGTGATCGACCACATCAGCACCTACCAGAACACCATCGCGGCGGCGGTGGAGGAGCAGACCGCAGTGACGGCGGAGATGACCCGCAACGTCGCGGGCGCCGCCGACGGCTCCGGCGAGATCGCGGCCAACGTGGGGCTGGTGGCCCGGGCCACCGAGCGCACGTCGGCCGAGCTGGCCCAGGTCGGGGCGGCGGCCGGGGAGCTCGACGCCTCGGCGCGCGAACTGCAGAACGTGGTGCGGCGGTTCCGGATCTGA
- a CDS encoding GNAT family N-acetyltransferase translates to MTSFRLRDHRHRPQEVLTIRVASGPDDEIAVRALDDAAFPAGQDDVVRADPGELEEGVARGDIHVLQRGDAIAAYAHLDSSDPGHVYIAGFAVHPDVQSAGLGSYMIGRLMHDRRDELNRIPVTAVSSPHNHAMASLLLHHGFAVRWALRDFFGPGVDRYGFQLRRTPHRPPENGFPGRTEVVSADRPDTLFSLVAGEGMVARELIRTDSGPTFVLSAPYPDEFLPCAPPGSGKDAAQMGTPGT, encoded by the coding sequence GTGACCAGTTTTCGTCTCCGGGACCACCGGCACCGGCCCCAGGAGGTCCTGACGATCAGGGTCGCCTCGGGCCCGGACGACGAGATCGCCGTGCGGGCCCTCGACGACGCCGCCTTCCCGGCCGGTCAGGACGACGTGGTCCGGGCCGACCCGGGTGAGCTGGAGGAGGGGGTGGCCCGGGGTGACATCCACGTCCTGCAGCGCGGCGACGCGATCGCCGCGTACGCCCATCTCGACAGCTCCGATCCCGGGCACGTCTACATCGCGGGATTCGCCGTGCACCCGGACGTGCAGTCGGCCGGGCTCGGCAGTTACATGATCGGGCGCCTGATGCACGACCGGCGCGACGAGCTGAACCGCATTCCGGTGACCGCGGTGTCGTCACCACACAATCACGCGATGGCGAGTCTTCTGCTGCATCACGGATTCGCGGTGCGCTGGGCCCTGCGGGACTTCTTCGGACCCGGTGTCGACCGCTACGGATTTCAGCTCCGCCGAACGCCCCATCGGCCACCGGAAAACGGGTTTCCGGGAAGAACCGAAGTGGTCTCCGCCGACCGCCCGGACACGCTATTCTCACTCGTCGCGGGCGAGGGAATGGTGGCCCGTGAACTGATCCGGACCGACTCGGGGCCGACGTTCGTGCTGTCCGCGCCGTATCCCGACGAGTTCCTGCCCTGTGCGCCACCGGG